Below is a window of Moraxella nasibovis DNA.
CAGATGATGTTAAACTATCATCTGGTTTTTTTTGTTGGATTTATAATCAGCCAAAAAATCATGCGTTTTTTGCTAAGATTATTTTTTCTGCCCATACGGGTGGATTTTGCATGAATTTGCATGAATTTGTCGGTTTTTGGCGTTTTGGAAAAATTGTGGTTTGATGATTTTTTATGACGAAAGTAATTTTGTTTAATAAGCCCTATGGCGTGCACAGTCAGTTTCGTAAGGAACATGATGAGATGCAGACTTTGGCGGATTTTTTCACCGACAAATCGCTGCGAGTGGCGGGCAGACTGGACAAGGACAGTGAGGGCTTGCTCATCTTGACGGACAGCGGTCAGCTCAATCATGCCATCACCACACCACCCAGTAAGCGTGATGGCAAAAAACTTGGCAAAACTTATTTGGTGCAAGTGGAGAATGTCCCGACCACTGCACAAATCACACAGCTAAAACAGGGCGTGACACTAAAAGATGGCAAAACACTGCCGTGTGAAGTGTCGATTTTAAATGACTTGCCGATCAAGCTTTGGGAGCGTCATCCGCCCATTCGTGAGCGCAAAAGCATAGCGACAGCTTGGCTTGCCATGACGATTTTTGAGGGAAAAAACCGTCAGGTGCGGCGCATGGTGGCGCATGTTGGCTTGCCGTGTTTGAGATTGATTCGTTATCAGGTGGGGCGGTGGCGGCTCAATGAGGCAGGCGAGCAGCTTGCCGTGGGTGAGCATCGAGTACTGCATTTGGATGAGGTGCAGTTGGCACAGCTTGGATTGACAAAGTCAAGCAAAGCTCATGGCGCTCAAGCTCAAGAGTCAGCCAAATCAACGCAAGCTTTTGCAAAACATCATGCCAATGGTCATAAGGGCAGCCATAAAAGCGCCAGCAAAACTGCCAACACTCACCACAAAGCCGCTTACGCCCACAAAAGACGCACTGTAAAGTAATCAGCCAAGCCAATCATCAGCACCGCCGCTTAGGCGAATCTGGCGATGTTCGGTGATGCCGTGCGCCACTTCAAAGACCATGAGCTCGTCACGACGAAATGCGTGGACGACGACGGCATGGCTGTCATGCTGCTGTCCTTTGCTGGCAGTTTCGAGTACTTTTTGGCTGGCTTTTAGACCATCGATGGCGATGATGATGTCATTGACAGACAGTCCAGCAAGGCTTGCGCTGCCGTCTCGTGCTAAGTGCTTGATTTTAAGACCTTCGCTCATCAATTCTGTACTCATGCCCCAGATTTTTTGCTGATGCGTGCTTTGAATGCTCACCAAAAAATCGCCAAGCATCTCTTCGATGGGCAGAGTGCTGCGACCGATGACATAATTTTCAAAGAAATCTTGCCAGATGGCTGCGGGAATAAAACCGCTCACCACCTCGCCTAAATTGTCATGCGTCATGCCAAAACGCCCATCTTTGCTGTCTTTTGCTTTTTGGTAAAATGAGCGCACGACATCGAGCAGGCGGTGGCGGTTGTTTGAGTGTTTTAGCAGCGTCAAATCAAGCAGTAGCGCCACCAAAGCGCCTTTGTTGTAGTAGCTGACGCCTTGGTTGGTGTAGTTTTCATCAGCACGATACAGCTTGATCCAAGCATCAAAACTAGACTCAGCGACGCTTTGTAAGTCGCGTCCTGCCGTCTGATAGTAGCGGTTAATCTGTGCGCCAAGCAGCTTTAAATAAGCAGCTCGATCAATCACTCCTGCCTTTAATAGCATGAAATCATCAATATAGCTGGTAAATCCTTCAAAAACCCAAAGCAGCGGCGTCGGTGCCTCTTGTTGTAGCATCGAAGTCATCATCACATCAGGGCGCACCGCCTTGACCCACCAAGCATGAAAATACTCATGGCTACAAAGCCCAAGATAGCGCTGGTAATCATCGGTCGGCAGCTCAGGCTCAAAAGCGGTCGGCAAGTCGCTGCGTGGCGTGACAAGAGCGGTGGAATTTTGGTGCTCAAGACCGCCATATTCATTGCCAGTCGCCATTGTCATGAAAGTATAATCATAAAAAGGTGCTGTGCTAAGCTCGTCCAAATAGGCTTGGCAGATTTTTTGTACATCGGTTTTTAGGCGAGTTAGATTGGCTTGGTGCTTGCCTGCGATGAAAAAACGATGTGGCAGCGCCTTGCCGTGGCGGTCGGTCACTGTAAATTCAAACATCGCCTGCGTGGCAATTTCAAAAGGATAATCATAGCTGTCAAACGCAGTCACCGCCTCAAAATGATACAGCGTGGCATCGGGCGTCTGGGTGGTGGTGTGTTTGAGCCCAGAAGCGAGCACGGCATCTGGATTGATGGCAAAAAAACTCTTTGGCACACTAAGAGTGATGTGGGCATCTGATTGCTCCTGACCTTCTATCATAAGTAGCAGTGAGCTAAAATTCCCAAAAAGTCGTGTGTGATCGACAAAGGTGGTGCGCACTGACAAGTCGTGGCAGTACACCTCATAATGCACGCTGACCGCCTCGCCAGCCTTGATGTGGGTGAGTTCATAGCTGTTTTTGCTCAGCTTTTGTGCGTCGGAAAGTTTGCCGTCATGCAGATACTGCACCAGCGTGATGTTTTTGCTAAATTCACGAATCAAATAACTGCCTGCAATCCAAGTCGGCAGCCATAATATCGGTGCATCTTGGTGAGCAGTAAATTCGATCGTGACATCCACCAAATGCGCCGAAAATCGCCGAAAATCAACCAAATACTTCATACTTAATACCCCAAAAAAACTTAGCATAGCATTTATTGGGCTTGGTGGAAAGTGATTTGGCAAGAAGTTTGACTAAAATTTGGTTACATTGCATGATTTTTGTAATTTTCACGCAAGATGCCCCAAAGTCTGCTATAATGCACATAAGCCCACCGACTGATGGTTTTTCGTTGGTTGGTGGCTGTATTTCACTTTTATAGGAAAAATTTATGACAACCATCGCAAAAGATACCGTGGTTCAATTCAATTATACACTTACCAACGACCAAGGCGAGACACTGGATCAGTCTCGTGGCGAGCCGTTGGCATATCTGCACGGCCATCAGAACATCATTCCGGGTCTAGAAGCGCAAATGGAAGGCAAGTCTGCTGGTGACAAATTTGTTGCGACCGTTTTGCCTGCTGATGCTTATGGCGAATATCTGGCCGAAGCTGTACAATCTGTGCCTCGTGCCAATTTCCAAGGTGTGGACAACATCGAGGTAGGCATGCAGTTTCAATCTCAGACCGACGATGGTCATGTGATGTTGGTGACTGTTAAAGAAGTGACCGACGAGGAAGTGGTGGTTGATGGCAACCATCCTTTGGCAGGTCAAACGCTGACCTTTGATGTTGAGATTGTGGATGTGCGTGAGGCGACTGCCGATGAAATCTCGCACGGTCACGCACATGGTGTGGGCGGTCATCACCACTGATTTACTCGCCAAATGCTTGTATAATAAAACACCTCAAAGCGATTTGAGGTGTTTTTTTTGCGGTGTTTGGTGCTTTGAGAGCGGTTTTAATAGCACTAGATAAAATCCACCCGACCTGTGCTAAGATCATAAACAGCACCGACGACCATGATCTCGCCTTTTTGGCAGCCGCTTGCCAGAAGTGGCTCGCTGTCTTTGAGCTTTTGTACATTGTTTTTGACATTGTCGTAGATGGCATTGTTTAGTAGTGCATCGGGTGTTTTTTGACCAGTGTTTACAGATTCAAGCAGGTTTTGTTTGATGGCGGGCTTGATCTGTGAGATGAGCGTAGGCAATGCGCCAGGGAGCTTGGCATCATGCTTGATGGTCTTGATGGCGGCATCGATGGCGCCGCAGCCTGTATGCCCCATGACGACAATGAGACTGGTATTCAAAAACTCGACGGCGTATTCTAGGCTTGCCAGACCATCATCATTGACAAAATTGCCTGCCAGTCTCACCACAAACAGATCGCCTGCCGCTTGATTAAACAAAAGCTCTGGGGCAACTCGTGAGTCGGCACAGCTTAAAATCGCCGCAAACGGATACTGCGCCACGACTCTGTCGGCACGACCATCGTGATGATTGATGATGTTGCTTTCGCCTGCCACATAGCGGTCATTGCCTGATTTTAGGCGATCTAGGGCGGACTTTGGGTCGAGTCTTTTGGGCTGGTTTTGGTCTTTGATGTCGTCTATCTTGATGTTGTCATTACTCATGGCTGATCTTTGGTTATGAATATTGGCTGTCATCTTAGCATGAGGGCAGGTGCTTGAGCAAGGCGTTTGTTGGGCTTTTGGTTGTTGTTTTGTGTACTTAATGCCTATGATGAGACAAGAAGCGGTTGTAAGTTGGTTTTAGCTTAGTAGCGCCCAGCATATTTAATGACTTGCCCAAAAATGCTAGGCTTTAAAAGTCTGTTTGTCTTTCTTGATTGGTGGAAAGGGAGGGGGATTTGAATTGATTTTTTTTAGCATACCACCATTTAGATAGCCAGTCTTGGTGGCAAGATGCAAGGCTGGGTTGAGGTATAAAACCCAACATTTATGGCGTAACTCATTGAATTTGTTGGGTTTCGCAAGCAGAGCCTAGCCTATGAGCTTGACAGAGAGATGGTATCTACGGGCTAACAAGGAACATCCTGTGCGTTTTACCATTGAAATTCAACGCCCTGTTGGCTCATCATCTAAAACATTGGAGTTAAAATTCGAATGAAACAGATTGAACTAATTATCCATACCTTTTTAAATCGTCATTTTGCTTCAGAGCTTTACTTTCTTTGGGATGTTGTTTGCGTAGTTGGCGAGGGTCGTATACAGCCATGTGAAGAAATTATTTATGATAATGAAACAGCTTTTTTTCTCGCTTTGGAATTCTTGCTTGCCCAAAACTACTGTCGCCTAATAACTAATGATGGCGGAAAAGAGATTGATGATGAAATAGCCAAGATGGATGCCAAGCAAGCTTGTCAGCTACTTAAAGATGTTTGGATTGGTGAGGAGGCTATGAATAAGCTTGATGAAGAAAATGAATATCTTGGTTGGTGGTTTGTAGTACTATGCCCCTATAACATCGTTCATCGATATGTAGATGAAGATGGTGAAGAGAGATGGGTTCTTAATTGATTTTAATCTCCTGTAACAAAAGCCCGTAGACTCAGGTTAGCGACAGCGTAACCTAAGCATTTATGGTGTACCTCATTGAATTTGTTGGGTTTCGCAAGCTCAACCCAACCTACGGGCTGATGTTGATAATGGAAATTTCGAGACCCGTACTGGATTAATCAAATTAGGACAACGCTGGGGTATTCCTAACATCCCCCTACCAAAATAACCTATGGGAGTAAAATAATGCGTCGCATTTATCTTGGCTACTTTACAGAAACTGATGATGATAAGCTGCACGAGGCTTTTGATATTGATGGTGAATTTATGGAGGTTCTTGCCAAAGGGTATCTAGACCCAGGGGCATTTGAGATGTACACCAAGAATGATAGCTCTTGGTTTTTTGATAGCTATGTTGCCTTGCAAAACAACTTTCCATTTTATGTTGAGATGGAGAGATTGGAAAAACTTAACATCGATCATATTTTTGGTGTTTTTTGGGTAAATTATGAAAATGACCTTGCATGCAAGCAAGGCAAAATACTAACCGTTGTTGATGATTTTTATATCGAAAAATTTCCATGGGAGGATTAGAGTTTGTAAGCTGGGTTAGCGACAGCATAGCCCAGCCCGTAGGTTGGGTTGAGCTTGCGAAACCCAAAAAATTCAATGGGTTAAGTCATGTCATCGATTTGTCCAAGTAAAGACAGGCTGTTTGTATTAAATCATTATACCGCAATTTACCAATCTTTAATATGCAAGAAAAGATTATAAACCAAATAACAACTGCTTTTCTGCCATCAATCTTGCCGACAGATTGAGGGGCTGTTAAGGGCGGGGTGTACGGATAAAATACCAAGACTTTGTTTGGAGTTTTACTCACAAAATCACTGGCAAATAAAAAAAGACCCACCTTTATGAGGCGGATCTTTTTGGTTAATACAGGATTAACCACCGAAGTCATCAAGTAAGATGTTTTCATCTTCTACGCCCAAGCCTTTGAGCATTTTGATGACAGCGGCGTTCATGACCGGAGGTCCACACATGTAGAATTCGCAGTCTTCTGGGGCAGGGTGGTCTTTTAGGTAGTTTTCATACAAGACATTGTGGATAAAGCCAGTGTAGCCTTCCCAATTGTCCTCTGGCTGTGGGTCAGATAGTGCCACATTCCACGAAAAATTCGGGAATTCAGCCGCCAAGCCGTCATAATCTTCAACATAGAACATTTCACGCTTAGAGCGCGCGCCATACCAAAAGCTGATCTTACGGTCAGATTTTAGGCGTTTGAGTTGGTCAAAGATGTGCGAACGCATCGGCGCCATACCTGCACCACCACCGATGAATACCATCTCAGCCTTGGTGTCTTTGGCGAAAAACTCACCATAAGGACCTGAGACGGTGATCTTATCGCCCGGTTTTAGGCTGAACACATAAGACGACATCTTACCTGGTGGGATGTTGTCAGGACCTCGTGGCGGTGGGCTTGCGATACGAATGTTAAACTTGATGATGCCCTTTTCTTCGGGATAGTTTGCCATCGAATAGGCACGAATCACAGGCTCAGTCACGGTCGAAGTGTAGCGCCATAGGTTAAAGTTGTCCCAGTCTTCGTGATATTCTTTGTCAATGTCAAAGTCTTTGTAGTGCACGGTGTGCGGCGGCGCTTCAAGCTGTACATAGCCACCAGCACGGAACGGCACGACTTCGCCTTCTGGGATTTTTAGGGTAAGCTCTTTAATGAATGTCGCCACATTGTCATTAGAGATAACCTCGCATTCCCATTTTTTGACATCAAAAAACTCTGGGTCAATCTCAATTTTCATGTCTTGCTTAACAGCAACCTGACACGCCAAACGCATACCATCTCGGATCTCACCTTGGGTGAAATGACCTTCTTCGGTCGGTAAAATCGAGCCGCCGCCGTCAAGTACTTTACAGCGACACTGACCACAAGTACCACCGCCACCACAAGCAGACGATAGGAAAATGCCTTCGTTTGCTAGGGTTTGCAGCAGTTTGCCACCTGCGGCAGTGACGACATTGTTGTCCGGATTTTCGTTGATGTTGATAGTCACTTTGCCTGAGCTGACTAGGCGAGAGCGAGCTATCAGAATCACCACCACCAAGCTCATGATGATGGCGGTGAACATTGCTACGCCGCTAAATGCGGTACCAAATTCCATTCTCGTTCTCCTAATGGTTAGATTGACATACCGCCGAATGACATGAAGCCAAGCGACATCAGACCAACGGTAATAAAGGTAATGCCAAGACCACGCAAGGGTGCAGGCACATCCGAGTATTTAAGTTTTTCACGGATGCCTGCCAGCGCAGCGATTGCCAGCGCCCAACCAAGACCTGAGCCGATGCCATACACAATGGATTCGCCAAAGTTATAATCACGCTCCACCATGAACAGTACACCACCCATGATGGCGCAGTTTACGGTAATGAGTGGTAGGAATACACCAAGGGCATTGTACAAAGAGGGTACAAACTTATCCAAGAACATTTCTAGAATCTGTACTGTCGCAGCAATCAGGGCGATATAAGACAGCAAGCCCAAAAAGCTCAAATCAACATTTGGATAGCCTGCCCATGCCAATGCACCGTCTTTAAGTAGGTATTGATAGAGTAGGTTGTTTAGAGGGACGGTGATTGCCATAACAGCAATAACTGCCACACCCAGACCAATGGCGGTAGAGACTTTCTTAGATACCGCAAGGAAAGTACACATCCCTAAGAAAAAGGCAAGCGCCATGTTCTCAATGAATACGGATGTGATGAATAGACTGATATAGTGTCCCATTAGTGTGCTCCCCCTTTAGAATTTGGCTTGATGACAAATTCGGCAGGTTCTTGTTGGTCTTTCTTCCAAAGACGGACAATGGCGATGAATAAGGCAATCACAAAAAATGATGATGGCGGTAATAGCAACAGACCGTTTGGAATGTACCAGCCGCCATCGGTGGCTTTTTCAAGTAATTGAATGCCAAACCAGCTGCCGTTACCGATGATTTCACGCACGGTCGCCACAAAAATTAGCACCGCTGAGTAGCCAAGACCGTTACCAATGCCATCTAGGAAGCTTGGCACAGGTGGGTTGCTCATGGCGAACGCTTCGGCACGGCCCATGACGATACAGTTGGTGATAATCAGACCAACGAATACCGACAACGAACGGCTGATTTCATAAGCAAAGGCTTGGAGAATCTGATCAACGATAATCACAAGGCTTGCAATGATCACCATCTGTACGATGATACGAATCGATGATGGGATTTTGTTACGAATGATTGAGATAAAGAAGCTTGAAAACGCCGTCACCAATGTCAAGGCGATTGACATGACCAAGGCGTTGGCAACGCTTGTCGTTACCGCCAATGCCGAACAAATACCCAAAATCTGCAAGGCGATTGGGTTATTGTTGAAAATTGGCGTGGTTAAGATTTTTTTGGTATCAGACATGATTACGCTCCTTCGCCATTGCCAGCAGTGCCAGCTTTTAGGTTGTCAAGGAATGGCTTGTAGCCATTGTCGCCCATCCAAAATTGTAGCAAGTCATTCACACCACGAATGGTCAAAGTTGCACCACTGATGCCATCGACTTGACCTTCACGAGCTGTGCCTGCCTTGGTGACTGCCATCTTCATGGAGCCGTCTTCATTATAGACTTCTTTGCCAGTCCACAGCGCTTGCCACTGTGGCTCCTCGATGCGAGAGCCTAGACCCGGGGTTTCTTTGTGCTGATAAAAATTCACGCCTTTGATGGTGTTCAAATCTTTATCTAGGGTTAAAAGACCGAAAATCGGACCCCAAAGACCTGCGCCATGAATCGGCAGGACGATTTGATCTAGGTCGCCATTGGCGTCTTTGGCAAGATAGACTTTGGCAAAGTGTGGACGACCGCCAATCTTGGCAATGTCGTGATCCAGACGGGTTGCCATGTTTGGTGTGCGAGCGGCTTTGGCGACATCGTAGCTGTCAAGGTCATTGATGCCTGCCGCATCGATTTCAGCTTGGGTGGCAAATTTGCCAGTTCTAAGATCCACAAGACGCACTTCAAAGTCGGCAAATCGCTCTGCGACGACGCTGTTGGTGTCGGTCTCTGGGTTGAATCTGTCTGCCGCCACCAAGATGTTTTTGTTCAAGTCAAGCTTTTTGTTGGCTTGCTGCTGGGATTTTAGACCCACTGCGACCGCCGACACCATCACTGAGCAAACCAAGCACAGGATGAGGGCGGTAGCTAGGGTTGTTACATTACTATTTTTGGCTGACATGAGCTAATCTCCGTGCATTTTGGCGTTTGATGTTAGCCTGTTTGACAAAATAGTCAAATAATGGGGCGAACAAGTTAGCAAATAGGATGGCTAGCATGATGCCTTCTGGGAAAGCAGGGTTCACCACACGAATGACGACGGTCATAAAGCCGATAAGCAGACCATAGCACCAGCGACCTGTGTTGGTGTGTGCCGCAGAAACTGGGTCTGTCGCCATGAATACCGCACCAAACAAGAAGCCGCCGATGACCAAGTGCCAGTGTGGGGCAAGGCTCATCATTGGGTTGTCGCCGCCGATGAGATTAAAGATGAACGCTGTGACAACCAAACCGATCACCGCACCTGCAATCACACGCCAGCTGGCGATCTTGGTGTAAATCAATACCGCACCACCGATCATGATGGCAAGGGCAGAGACTTCACCGATAGAGCCTTGCATGTTGCCCAAAAATGCGTCAGACCAAGTGATGGCTTGACCATAGGCATTGACAAACTGCTCAGGAGCCACGCCTGCGGCAGCCTGACCCAGTGGGGTGGCGCCAGAGAAACCATCAATGGCTGTCCAGACCGCATCGCCTGACATAGAAGCAGGGTAGGCAAAATACAAGAAAGCACGACCAGCCAAGGCAGGGTTTAGGAAGTTTTTGCCAGTACCGCCAAAGACCTCTTTGGCAACCACAACACCAAAGCTGATGCCAAGCGCCACTTGCCAAAGCGGCGTGTCTGGTGGTAGAGATAGGGCAAATAGCACCGAAGTGACAAAAAAGCCTTCATTGACTTCGTGTCCACGCACGACCGCAAAGATGATTTCCCACAGGATACCAACGGCGAAAGTCACGGCATAAATCGGTAAAAATTGCATCGCACCATAGACAAGACAAGCCCAAATGCTGTTTGGATCATAGCCTGCTGAATTGGTGATGACGGTGCGCCAGCCTTCTGGCGTGATGCCTGATTGTGCAATGAAAGTCAGCGCTTGAAAGCCGACATTGTACATACCCCAAAACATCGCAGGGAAGGTACATAGCCAGACGGTGATCATGATGCGTTTTAGGTCGATGCCGTCACGCACATGAGAGGCGCTGTAAGTCTGAGATGATGGCTGACGGAAAAAGGTGTCAAACATCTCAAAGATGGCGTAGTATTTTTCGTATTTTCCGCCTTTGGTAAAGGACGGCTCCATACGGTCAAAGATATTATGAATGAATTTCATCGTTTAGCCTTCCTGCTCAATACGGGTCAAGTTGTCACGCAAAATGTCACCAAATTCATATTTACCCGGTGAGATAAAGGTGCAAAGCGCCAAGTCTTCTTCGTCCAGCTCAAGCGCACCCAGCTCAACGGCTTCTACGATGTCGCCGACAATCAGTGAACGCAACAGCTGTGTGGGTAGGTAGTCTTGCGGCATGATGTTTTCAAATGAGCCAATCGGCACCATCGCACGAGGCGAGCCGTTGGTCGAGGTGGTGAAATCGAATTTTTTGCCAAAAAATTGTGAAATGTAAATCGGCAAGAATGAGAAACGATTTGCACCTGGTGAGAAAAAGTGCATGGCAGGGCGCTCACGACCTTCGGCAAGTACTGAGACTTGATTGTGGAAACGACCCAAAAACGCCACTGTACCACTGGCTTTACGACCTGACAGCACCGAACCTGAGATGATGCGGTTGTCATTGCCTTTAAGCTCGCCATTGGTCAGCTCGTTCAAATCTGCGCCACGAGTGGTGCGCACCAAGCGAGGGTTTGTCACGGCGGGACCTGCCAGACTGATGATGCGATCTGTATAGATGCGCCCTGTGGTGAACAGCTTACCGATGGCGATCACATCTTGATAGCCGATGGTCCAGACGGTCGTGCCACGAGCCAAAGGATGTAAGAAGTGAATGTGCGTACCTGCATTGCCTGCTGGGTGCTTGCCTGTAAAACCGTGATATTCGGTGCTGTTGCCCGCCGCCAGATTTGCTGCTTTGGCAGGTGCGACGGCGCCGTGGCAGACATAGGTCTTTGGCGACAAAGTTGATAAGATTGCCAAGCCATCATTGAACGCGTCGATGTGTTCATTGATGATGTCGGCTGCGTCAGCGCTGAGCGGATTGGTGTCGGTCGCCGTTACGAAAATGGCAGACGGTACGCTGTCAATCTCTGGAGTGCGGCTAAATGGGCGAGTGCGAAACGCTGTCCATTCGCCAGATGCCACCAGCTGCTGCTTTACAGTCTCACGATCAATCGCTGCTAGGTCTTGTGACAAGTAAGCATCAAAGGTCACTTCATTGTCAGACTGATGATCGGCAGCGATGATGATGCTTTCAAACACACGGCGCTCGCCACGGTTGATGGCGACGATTTGACCGCTGACAGGGGCGGTATATTTAACACCCGCACGCTTTTTGTCTTCAAACAACACTTGCCCTTTGGCGACGATGTCACCTTCCTTGACACTCATGGTCGGACGCATACCGATATAGTCATAACCGATGATGGCGACCTGAGTTGGCGTGTGTTCGCTAATCTGTTTGGCAGGTTCGCCTGTGATGGGCAAATCCAAACCTTTTTTGATGGTAATCATAAGCGGATACTTAAATTAAGACCAAAACACACCAGCACGGGCAAGCCCAAACGAGTCGTGGCTACCGCAAGCGGCTGGCTACCAAGTTTCCCAAAAACATCCAAAACCTGCTGGCAAGGCGATGCCTGCTGGCAAGTTATTTTTGTCCAAAGGAAGGTGTTCGGCGAAAAAATTGGGGCTATTTTTGTTACAAAAACATTACCAAAACGCCGTAACACATACAATTAACCTTTCAATTATACGCCATTTTGTCAAAAATTTACAGAGTTTTTGGTAAAAATGTTCACAAAAAGTAGTTTAAGCTTATGATAATAAATGATTTTTTTGATTCATGAACTTATTTTTTGTAAAATTTAAAAATTGTTGCCAAATTTTATGATTATTTTGCTACAATCGTTCATCATCTGGCGTTTAAAAATGGTTTGTGAATGGTTTTGTTTACCAATCAGCCATCTGCCAAATGGCTTGGTTTTGGTGTTTTTTATGAGTTTTAAAATCATTCACCAAAAATTTTGGGTATTATTTAGAATTGATAAAGGGTAAGTTATGTCAATGTTGATTATCCCTGCCATCGACTTAAAAGACGGCAAATGCGTGCGTCTAAAACAAGGGCGCATGGAGGACGATACGGTGTTTAGTGATGACCCTGTGAGCATGGCGACGCAGTGGGTCAATCAAGGGGCAAGACGCCTGCATTTGGTGGATTTGAATGGGGCGTTTGATGGCGTGCCTGTACATAAAGAAGTGGTGACTGCCATCGCCAAGGTGCATCCTGATTTGCCCATTCAGCTTGGCGGCGGCGTGCGCAGCCTTGATACCATTCGTCATTATTTGGAGGCTGGTCTAAATTATATCATCATCGGCACCAAAGCGCTTGAAAATCCTGAGTTTGTTGATGAGGCGTGCCGTGAGTTTGCTGGTCACATCATCGTTGGGATTGATGCCAAAGATGGCTTTGTGGCGACGCACGGCTGGGCAAATGTGACAGACACTCGTGCCACCGACCTTGCCAAGCGTTTTGCTGACGCTGGCGTGTCGTCCATCGTCTATACCGACATCGCCAAAGACGGCATGATGCAGGGTGTGAACATTGATGAAACGGTGCGACTTGCTAAGGCGTGCGGTTTGCCAGTCATTGCCTCAGGCGGGGTAACGAACATGGTAGACATCGAGCAGTTAAAGCCGTACAGCGAGCATTTGCTTGGGGCGATCACAGGGCGAGCCATCTATGAAGGGACACTCGATTTGGCGACCGCACAGGCGTTTTTGGATCGTTGATTGGTTTTGTTTGATAAAATTTGATAAAAAAAGAGCGAGATGATTCGCTCTTTTTTATTGACTGCGTTTAGCGGTTGGGTGGCTAATTTCCAAATCATGTAATCAAGTGAGGGTGTGTGATGATGTGCCACGACCTTTCAATCAATATTATGCCACATCTTTATTTGAGTAAACTCCCTTCCCACACACGACCGTCCGCAAGTAACAGATAATCAAAAGTATCATTGGACACCGTGCGCACTATGGGAGTAGGTAGGGTGTCATTTAGGGCAATCAAGCCATCAGGGGTCATCATGCTCATTTGGCGATAACCTGTATGGGGAATCAGGGCAAATAGCCCATCACGACCTGCCACTAGATTGGTGTCAAACGCACCGATGG
It encodes the following:
- a CDS encoding Na(+)-translocating NADH-quinone reductase subunit C: MSAKNSNVTTLATALILCLVCSVMVSAVAVGLKSQQQANKKLDLNKNILVAADRFNPETDTNSVVAERFADFEVRLVDLRTGKFATQAEIDAAGINDLDSYDVAKAARTPNMATRLDHDIAKIGGRPHFAKVYLAKDANGDLDQIVLPIHGAGLWGPIFGLLTLDKDLNTIKGVNFYQHKETPGLGSRIEEPQWQALWTGKEVYNEDGSMKMAVTKAGTAREGQVDGISGATLTIRGVNDLLQFWMGDNGYKPFLDNLKAGTAGNGEGA
- a CDS encoding NADH:ubiquinone reductase (Na(+)-transporting) subunit B, which gives rise to MKFIHNIFDRMEPSFTKGGKYEKYYAIFEMFDTFFRQPSSQTYSASHVRDGIDLKRIMITVWLCTFPAMFWGMYNVGFQALTFIAQSGITPEGWRTVITNSAGYDPNSIWACLVYGAMQFLPIYAVTFAVGILWEIIFAVVRGHEVNEGFFVTSVLFALSLPPDTPLWQVALGISFGVVVAKEVFGGTGKNFLNPALAGRAFLYFAYPASMSGDAVWTAIDGFSGATPLGQAAAGVAPEQFVNAYGQAITWSDAFLGNMQGSIGEVSALAIMIGGAVLIYTKIASWRVIAGAVIGLVVTAFIFNLIGGDNPMMSLAPHWHLVIGGFLFGAVFMATDPVSAAHTNTGRWCYGLLIGFMTVVIRVVNPAFPEGIMLAILFANLFAPLFDYFVKQANIKRQNARRLAHVSQK
- a CDS encoding Na(+)-translocating NADH-quinone reductase subunit A, which produces MITIKKGLDLPITGEPAKQISEHTPTQVAIIGYDYIGMRPTMSVKEGDIVAKGQVLFEDKKRAGVKYTAPVSGQIVAINRGERRVFESIIIAADHQSDNEVTFDAYLSQDLAAIDRETVKQQLVASGEWTAFRTRPFSRTPEIDSVPSAIFVTATDTNPLSADAADIINEHIDAFNDGLAILSTLSPKTYVCHGAVAPAKAANLAAGNSTEYHGFTGKHPAGNAGTHIHFLHPLARGTTVWTIGYQDVIAIGKLFTTGRIYTDRIISLAGPAVTNPRLVRTTRGADLNELTNGELKGNDNRIISGSVLSGRKASGTVAFLGRFHNQVSVLAEGRERPAMHFFSPGANRFSFLPIYISQFFGKKFDFTTSTNGSPRAMVPIGSFENIMPQDYLPTQLLRSLIVGDIVEAVELGALELDEEDLALCTFISPGKYEFGDILRDNLTRIEQEG
- the hisA gene encoding 1-(5-phosphoribosyl)-5-[(5-phosphoribosylamino)methylideneamino]imidazole-4-carboxamide isomerase, with product MLIIPAIDLKDGKCVRLKQGRMEDDTVFSDDPVSMATQWVNQGARRLHLVDLNGAFDGVPVHKEVVTAIAKVHPDLPIQLGGGVRSLDTIRHYLEAGLNYIIIGTKALENPEFVDEACREFAGHIIVGIDAKDGFVATHGWANVTDTRATDLAKRFADAGVSSIVYTDIAKDGMMQGVNIDETVRLAKACGLPVIASGGVTNMVDIEQLKPYSEHLLGAITGRAIYEGTLDLATAQAFLDR